A single region of the Silene latifolia isolate original U9 population chromosome 8, ASM4854445v1, whole genome shotgun sequence genome encodes:
- the LOC141594866 gene encoding uncharacterized protein LOC141594866 produces MIVIVNGEWLSAAGHGIGVTSGNLVTGQHPPYWWHREVWDNWCIPKHSIISWIIQHAALNTRDKLHRLMICDSNLCIICENGIEAHQHLFTECQYVKCIVVQLEEWLSMSLTGGHQRRTKLQHRVGRMSQAALYYTIWMERNSCRLEMKLRTPDVMVKELKGMIRARLNLLIPRPVGRLDRT; encoded by the exons ATGATTGTTATCGTCAATGGTGAATGGTTGTCCGCCGCTGGGCATGGTATTGGTGTGACCTCTGGTAACTTGGTTACAG GCCAACACCCTCCGTACTGGTGGCATAGAGAGGTGTGGGATAATTGGTGTATTCCTAAACACTCAATTATCAGCTGGATTATACAACATGCTGCTCTGAATACAAGGGATAAGCTGCATAGGTTGATGATCTGTGACAGTAATCTGTGCATCATTTGTGAGAATGGAATTGAGGCTCATCAGCACTTATTTACTGAATGTCAATATGTAAAGTGCATTGTGGTGCAGTTGGAGGAATGGTTGAGCATGTCTCTGACTGGTGGACATCAGAGGAGGACTAAATTGCAACATAGAGTGGGTAGAATGAGTCAAGCTGCTCTTTACTATACAATTTGGATGGAGAGAAATAGCTGCAGATTGGAGATGAAACTTAGAACACCTGATGTTATGGTGAAAGAACTCAAGGGGATGATACGGGCTAGGCTGAATTTGCTTATTCCTAGGCCTGTAGGAAGGTTAGATAGGACCTGA